The proteins below come from a single Rosa rugosa chromosome 2, drRosRugo1.1, whole genome shotgun sequence genomic window:
- the LOC133732548 gene encoding ubiquitin-conjugating enzyme E2 7 isoform X2 — MAASQASLLLQKQLKDLCKNPVDGFSAGLVDENNIFEWSVTIIGPPDTLYEGGFFNAIMSFPSNYPNSPPTVKFTSELWHPNVYPDGRVCISILHPPGDDPNGYELASERWTPVHTVESIVLSIISMLSSPNDESPANVEAAKEWRDRRDDFKKKVGRCVRKSQEML; from the exons atggCGGCCTCTCAAGCAAGCCTTCTCCTCCAGAAACAGCTCAAAG ATCTTTGCAAGAACCCTGTGGATGGGTTCTCGGCGGGGCTGGTCGATGAGAACAATATCTTTGAGTGGAGCGTCACAATTATTGGACCTCCCGATACGCTATA TGAGGGAGGATTTTTCAACGCCATCATGAGTTTTCCTTCTAATTACCCGAACAGCCCTCCAACAGTGAAGTTTACTTCGGAGTTATGGCATCCAAATG TTTATCCTGACGGGCGTGTTTGCATTTCCATTCTTCATCCGCCTGGTGATGATCCAAATGGTTATGAGCTTGCAAGTGAGCGTTGGACACCTGTGCATACG GTTGAAAGCATAGTTTTGAGTATAATATCAATGCTATCCAGTCCAAATGACGAATCTCCTGCAAATGTTGAAGCTGCT AAGGAATGGAGAGATCGGAGAGATGATTTCAAGAAGAAGGTCGGCCGTTGTGTGAGAAAGTCACAAGAGATGTTGTGA
- the LOC133732548 gene encoding ubiquitin-conjugating enzyme E2 7 isoform X1, with product MAASQASLLLQKQLKDLCKNPVDGFSAGLVDENNIFEWSVTIIGPPDTLYEGGFFNAIMSFPSNYPNSPPTVKFTSELWHPNVYPDGRVCISILHPPGDDPNGYELASERWTPVHTISSSCISQFFHTEVVESIVLSIISMLSSPNDESPANVEAAKEWRDRRDDFKKKVGRCVRKSQEML from the exons atggCGGCCTCTCAAGCAAGCCTTCTCCTCCAGAAACAGCTCAAAG ATCTTTGCAAGAACCCTGTGGATGGGTTCTCGGCGGGGCTGGTCGATGAGAACAATATCTTTGAGTGGAGCGTCACAATTATTGGACCTCCCGATACGCTATA TGAGGGAGGATTTTTCAACGCCATCATGAGTTTTCCTTCTAATTACCCGAACAGCCCTCCAACAGTGAAGTTTACTTCGGAGTTATGGCATCCAAATG TTTATCCTGACGGGCGTGTTTGCATTTCCATTCTTCATCCGCCTGGTGATGATCCAAATGGTTATGAGCTTGCAAGTGAGCGTTGGACACCTGTGCATACG ATCTCCTCTTCCTGCATTAGTCAGTTCTTTCATACAGAAGTG GTTGAAAGCATAGTTTTGAGTATAATATCAATGCTATCCAGTCCAAATGACGAATCTCCTGCAAATGTTGAAGCTGCT AAGGAATGGAGAGATCGGAGAGATGATTTCAAGAAGAAGGTCGGCCGTTGTGTGAGAAAGTCACAAGAGATGTTGTGA